CCCTTTGTGGTGAATCTcgtttgatgtggctctaAATGGCTCCTCCACCTCGTCTCGTCAACTGGCTGAAGGGAACATATAATAGGCCACTCATAAATCCAGAGTGGCTCATTGCCTGCTACGAGTATATTACAACAGAACTTGGGATATCCTCCAATGATTTTGAAGGCTAAAAACACACGTCGAGGAACAATTACTACAAAGTAGTCTATCTGACTCGGCCGTTCACGACACTGGATTTCCTGACCCTAATTCACACGACATAAAAATAAAGAATACACTCTGCGAAATTGTCGCACTTACAGAAATTGGACATAGCGCGTTCACATTAAAGAATGTCCGCCAAGCACGCGTAGACAAGGAGGATCTGGCAGGGCTTGCAGGCGACCTCGAGGATGGAGAAGATTACACCATTCCGAAGTACCCCAGAAGTATGCTTAGATTCGAGCTGAGCGATGGTACCAAAACTATGCGTGCCATTGAATACCGCCGTATCCCGGATTTCGAGCTTGGTGTCACACCACTGGGCACCAAGGTGGGGGTTCACCGCTTGATTCACTCGTACATGTCGCTCAGCAATATTGTCATTAACACTTACATAGATCTATGTTAAAGAGGCGAATGTTCGCCGCGGAATCATTTACCTCGAGGTATGTTGACATCGGCATTCCCCCTTGCCCGCACTATCATGGCGCAGCTACTTATTGCTACAACCAACCCGACCTGGATTCTCATGTTAGCCTAGAGGTATCCAAATCAAGGGATACCAAACCGAGGAATTAGAAGAACGACAGGACCGGGATTTTGTTCGAGGGCTACGCTTGCGTATGAGGTCATTAATTATCTCGTTTTCTTCACCCCACAACTCTAAACCACCCAATTCTACGCCCCTTCCTCCCAACAACGATTAAAAAGACGGCATACTACCCTAGCTTCTTCGTACATCGCTCGGAGATCTATTCATACTTTACACTTCAGAGTTTTAGTATCAAGCTGACCCGACCATCCAGGCTCCCCGAAGAGGATCCAGAAACAGAACAGAATATTCGTATGGAATCCCGGCAACCAGAGCGAAGGATAGAACCACCACCTGCCGCGCCGGTCATTGCGCCACGTATTTCAGCACCACATACTACTACGCGAGCAGTTGACAACCTACCTCCAGCCACGACGAATTCAAATAGCGCACCCATTGTGGACCTTGACCCTGACGATCTAGAAATCGATTTAGGCTATGAAGATTCATACTCTATAGGGGATGGTGTCAGAGACGGTCATGATGGAGATGCAGACGAAGTAGATTACGAGATCAATGAGGCGTTTTTACAAGATTTAGATGAGGCTGAACAACGCGTCCAAGTCGTGATAGATGTAGACGAAGACTCTCAAGTCGAAGCTCAATCTACGGTTGGGCCAACAAAAACCACACGGCCGGTGGATATTGAAGAAGTCATCGACATATCAGATTGATAACCAGGTGGCCTGAACTGGTGTTTCAATAATTTTGTGATATTCAATGTGGGGGAGTTTGGATTTCTGCGAGCGCTATAATCTATCGGGGGCTAGATCCCCATACTGCATCCTCACTGGGACCACCAGCAAGATTAGTGGCAAGCGAAGAAACGACTGCAATTTCTTCCCTTGGCGGGAGATCGTCTCCGTGAACACTCAATTTTCGTGCCCCCTTGCTTTTGTCTTGGTCACTCTctccctcctcttcctcttcatcctcgtctCCATCTTCCGCATCCTCGTCTTCATTATCTTCACCCCCCTCTTCTTCACTTCCCTCTTCTTCACTTCCCTCTTCACTCTCCTCTTCACTCTCCTCTTCACTCTCCTCTTCACTTTCGCTCTCCTCGCCACTTCCAGTAGCAGCATAAAATGCATCCAAATCTTGTCCTGTGAGCCCCTTTTCAGTACTCGGACCAGAGTTGTTCGTCGGGGTGAGTACAATCGGGGTGCGCCCTCCAGATCTAGGGGTTGGTACTCCATGACTTCCAATATTTCGAGAGGATAAGAATGTGGGTGCGGGTGGTGGCGCGGGCTTGTTATCATCCTTCATTGGACCAGTCAGCATTAGACCATTCATTAAATGCATTCAAGACTACCTCTGTATCACGCAACTCCCCGTCTGTGGGTTCTTCGCACCAATCGGGAAATGGTCGACCAGTACCAGTACCGGTAAAATCGCGCATGCCAGTTACAAGAGACAGCGATCCAAGGACTCTTGTGCTATCTATCCATCCTCGTCGTTGAGCAAGTATAACGATAGGATGTAGAGATGTATCCGACCTTGTTCCTTCCAGAGGGGTAGATCCACGACTCCGGCCTTTCCTTCAAATAACACCACTCTCACTTGTTCAGGTCTCAATACCACCCCGGATTCGCCTTCGGCCCcatcttcttctccctcttcCCCTTGGTTCTCTTCCAGCTTCAAGAATCCTCGAATAAGGCCGCCGATCCATCGCGCACGATCGCGCACATCGTAGCTCGTATCCCATCTTGCGAGCGCCAATACATAAGATACCAGCTTTTGAAGAATAGGAGCATGAGGATTAAGCGTGATGAGTTTGGCCGCTAAAGTCAGAGTCGCCAACTTGGGTGCATCCAGCTACGGGAATAAAATAAATTTAGTTGAAAAAACTGTAGCCATGTATGTGCTCAAACCAACCTCGGTCGTGAATCTTCTTGCCATAATCCTTAGCACATCAGGCACCCATTCGGCGATTCCCTCAATCGCAAAAGGACTCCTTGACGCAGTCTCATTTACAAGGCCAGCGTACTGACCCACCAGCCATACAACACATGCCCTCGCCTCTGGGTGCTTGATGTCCTCGACTTGTCGGGCCAGGGTCTGAACAATTTCGATAATCGAAGTGTTCGACTGGGTTTGCAATAGGGCTCGTAAGGATAAGACCGATGCTGTCGCCGCCGTATCTACCAACCATGCATCCAATTCACCCACTTGAGTCTAGACAGACAAGACCAAGTTACCCACCGTCCCCTGAATCAGACAAACTTAAAAGTGCGGCAACGCATTGCCCACTCGCATCAGGTACAGCCCTGGCACACCTCCCAATCGCGTCCGCCGCAGCACGGCCAAATCGTTCGTCTTCATCGTACGCGTAGTCCTGTTTTCGTAATTTGCGTTTCAGCGTATGTGTTAAGAAGCTTGATTATAGGTCAAGACAGCAATCGAACTCAGTTCGTTGGATTCCCGTGTCAAACAAACCTTACGGTTGAGGGTTACCCGTCGGCGCAAAAATAGAGGAATTACGTACCTTGCACTCGTTTATGATTGAGCCTACATTGCTGGCATCCACTAATGCAAGTAGGATCCGAAGCTTGGAAATCTTTGCTGGCGGGGAATCGGACGCCCGAACGAAGAACCGCGTGAGGTATGGCTTGAGGAGGGACTACGGCAGTAATTATGCACGTGTGATTGGGTTTGTCGAGTATGTACAAGTTGGGAAGGGATACGTACGGGTTGTTCCTGAGCGATAACGCCCAGGTTTTCTACGACGACTCGTTCGATCTCCGTAGATAGATGTAACAAGCGCAATAGTGGGCTGAGTATTTTTGACCGATAAGAACTTGGGGCAAGGTACCAATGTATGCGGGTAACGGATAGGACAACCTAAATTATTCTTATGAACGCAAATTCATATGAAGAGCGTAAACCTACTTACCGCAGGGTTCCGTGAATGAAGTAGATTCTCGGAGCATTTCAAGAGTAGCAATAAATCGGGGTCTAGAGCCTCAAAGGATGTGCCGGGTGTATCCTCAAGGAACTTTTCTACGTCATTTTTAGACTTTACAGTTCTTCAAATAAGTCAACAGTCAATAACAAGTAAAACAATGTACTCACTTCACTACTCTTTCCAGCAAGGCCCCTTAGTCCCTCGACCGGCCTGCTAAGCATTGTTCTTGCATATCTTCCTAAAAGATCCAACAACTCAACCTGTCCCCATTCATCAGCATCAACAAGCACTTTGCACAGCTTTCTGTAGTGTGGATGTAAGAGCTCCAATTTATGGGGACATATGATGCTAAATGCGCGAGCAACTGCCCCAACCGAAAGAGAAGTATGGTTCTTCAGTAATAAATTGAGTGTCGATAGTAGTGTGCCGTGAAGTGAGGCGTCCAGTCTGTGTATGCCACGTCcagatgaatcagactattaAGAAGCATGTCAATCAAAGGTATTGGACACCCACGCATAGCACTTTGGAATAGCCAGGGCAGCTGCCTTGCGCACATAGGGACTGGGGTCAGTTGCACATTTCTTGATGCCCATTGCGACAACGTTTCCAGTCATGGGAACGCCGATTGCACTTAGCACCCGTAGTGCCATGGCGCGAATGAGAGGATTAGGGTCTGCTAGATCCTTCTGAAAGGTGTTGATGGATAAGAGAGTAAGGTCTGGCTCAGAAGCGGCGTGTCTGATCAAGTAGATAtacacaagtttgcggatcTCGAGGTTTGGGGATGCGACATTGAGCACAACCTGTGCGAAGAACTCGGAGACATTTCGTCCTTTAGAAACCAACTAGAGCGATCTTCGGTATTGTTAATGACAGATGTCCCAAATCCACTCACGGCAATGAGTCGCTTCATGGCGTCTAGTTTGTCACGGTCGCTATTCGATGTTAACTGTGTGGAAATCTGCTTGATCTTGTCCTCCGCCGAATCAAAGTATGAGGCATTGGCAGACCGCCCGACAAGAGCCAAGTCTCTGGTGTGTTCAGAGAGCGACTCTTGAATTCGCATACCCAAACGGGACGCATTCTCCTGAATTGAGCTGAGGGCCATGGAGGAGGAGAAATGTGGGATATTACCACGTGCTTCGACAGCCATTTGACTGATCTAAGGGCACGTGATTTAAATTGGGATTGGTTCCTCCCGATGAAGGGGACTCGCGATCGCCATCCTGCGAATCGATCCATTGCCGCCCACCCGCCGTGCTTCGCTGAGTCAAGCATGGCGGTTGCAATGTCGACTCCTACGCCCTTGAACAGGACTCCGACAATATCGCACCTGGGCTCCGAACTACCAGAACCATAGAGCCCTCATCTATTGCGACCTCCATACATCAACTGCTCTCCGTATCCATCGTTGGTAATTGGCAGCCACCCAGCCCACGTTTCCCCTGACCCTGCATGGTCAAACATACTGTATGTGCACGGTTTCTCAGCTAATTTTGCTCACTTATAAAACGGCGAGGATAGCACTAGTGCAATGAACGGAAGCCCTGTCTCAAACCAGGCGCCAGAACAAGAAAGAGTCCAGCCTCTGGCCAAGAAAAAGTCCAAGCGGCCATCTCGTACACTTGAACTGCCTTTCATACCGTCCGATTCACACAAAGACGTGTCCTCTACTATGTCCCCCTCCCCGACGACCACCCGCCGCCGCGCCACGCTGACTCCGTACCAGGCCTGGCGGCACGCAACGGACAGTTTTTTCCCTCCAGATCCTTACGTTCACGACGAGTGGACACACTGTAGCGAGGAGGTATCCAGGAGGTCTCATCCGACTCTAGTGTTACTTCCAAATCAACTACTCTCAATTCAAACGATGTTCTAACCCCTGCCTCATCTGGGGCTTGCATTTCTACTACACCGTACACAACACCGACGTCTGGATCCCGCTCGAGGTCAGGTTCATACACAGGGGTTCACTACTCGACGGCACATCGCCGCGTACCCTCTTCACCTTCCTTCCGCTCGACCCTCACACTCGCGCCACACACCTACTTCGACCGGCCCCCCTCTCCATCTTCTTCAGTGAGCTCCCGCTGTAGTGAACCCCCTGTGAGCGCCGGTCTCAGCCTTTCCGAACTCCTAGCGAGTACAAATACTGGCTCATTCGGCGAACAGCCAGATGATGAGGTCGAAGGACTTGCCCGGAGGGAGACACAGCGTGAGGAACGCAAGCAAGCAATGAGGGAACGTCACGCAGCAATCCGGGAACGTAGAGAGCGCGAGAAGTGGGCCAAGGCTCAAACGCGCTGCTGAACCGAATTCGACAACGTGCCGGGCGGCGTTCACCGGTATCCTTACCATGCACTGTATTCATTTCCTCTTTCGGGTCATAAGGTTATCAGATTTCACGCAAGGGGGGTTGACTTCATGAGACTACTACTCCAAGTCGATCTGTGCGAAGTATGAGGTGGCATATACgcagtttttttttcttttcgtCTTACTCTCACTCTTGATCCATCATCGCATGCTTTTCCTTTAGGACTGGGGTAGCTTTAGTCTTTATATTTCCATTTACCTAAATCGTTGTCAATTCGTCCCTGGCCCTTCTTACTTCAGCTCCGCTACGATCCCTACATCTCCCTCGCACTGTACCATACGCATACAATCTGTCTCATTTCATTATATCGATTTGTAGGCACGCTCAATTGTACATCGTTAGTATCTTCATGTCGTAAACCTGTCCTGCCAAGGTTAATCAATCATCGGCTGTGTCTTTGGGCATAAGAACTTGTGGCGGAGTGTCACCTAATCCAAACTTCGGCATCTCTAGCCAATCGACCCACTCGGTACGCCCAAAGGAAATGCACACGCTCCAACGGAAGAGACCCTATCTTTTCTTACCGGGGAAACCAATCTGGGACTTTGAATCGGGCCTCTGCCTGGATGCTTTAAGGAAACCATAAGATAGACCAAACAGGTATCTCATCAAGCCCTGCAACATCAGGCCTGATTGGTACTTCCGGGATATGTATAGGCTCGCACACAAAACGTTAGACCCCCCCTATCCTGACAATCGTGGTTTATCGCATAAACTTATATCTTACTGGGATCAAATCGAGGAGCATATATATGAATCAAATGATATCCCGGAAATATATTGTAACGTATCTTTGTCTCAGTCATTGCGATTTGACGTCTGAAGTTTCGTTCTGCACGTGGTGAGCCGTGAGTATTATGTTTGGCGATCGTCACCATATATACTCTCGGTTTTACTTGATTGTTTTCTGATGCGTCGTTCGCTAGAATTATGAGGTTGATCTTCAAGAGAGTAATGATAGGGTATATGTGAGACACGACCGCGTTTGAGATGAATAGGCTGAAGTATCAAGTACTGAAATGTTGATATCTGTACAGGTGTACTTGCTTGCTGTACGTATATGCTGAATATTACATCACCCACAGCAACAGTTACTATTCGGCACATCAGCCTAGGCCTCTCTTGTCACATAGACAGGTTTTCGTGTACTCGTTCCTGAGAATTTAGGTCGATGTGAGGCAATTGGTCCGCCCTGATATGGCTATTGGTTGTATCACTTCCGTAACCACCCGCTCTCCCAGGTAAGGAACCTCATGTGATTATATCTGTAAGATCGTGTCAATAACCCGCGTAGATTTCATTCGAACTAATTTTTGATGACGCATCCGAAAGTTAACCATACATGTAATTAGAGCTTAAATGTATATAAAAGATGGGGAGGGTTATAACACGCTGTGTAGATTTATAGCCAGGTGGTACACAGGCCACCGTGAGCGCGCTCATTTGTGTTATCCTGATTAGCGTGCTTAACGAGTGGCAATAATAATAAGCTTTTTTCGATATGGCGGACTCCGAATTCAAACCCCATCTGACTTCTCTAAGATTCGTTTGAACTGAAGAACTTCCACAAAGGTTTGTGTACATAATCCCACGAAAAATACTTAATTCCTTTAAGCTTTCGATTGTGCGACATGTAATAGCGACTCAAGAGTTTAATCTACACGCTTCTATTTGGTACTAGCGGTACTCACGATGGCTCTCCGTTGGGTTCTGAATGATGAAATGATTGAAACTGCAATTAACGGGGACCCCGAAATTTAATACTAGCCACAAAAGAATTTATTGATACAGGCGTCATAATTACAGGATTTACTGTATAGATTTTGAACAATCATCTGAGTTTATGCATTCCTTGTAAACACCCAAACTTGAATAAACGTCAACGAAGGGGGGGAGGGCGACCGAAGAGAACGGGAAACAAATGGAATCAGCCATGTTCATTAGATTGTCACCTGGGCCAAACAAGACATTTAAGATTTTTTGGTCGCCTGAAATCTGGCACAGCCTGAAGCGGCGAAGGAAAAGAGAGGGGCAATGGAGAGAAAGTATTTATGGCACACAAATGGCAAACTCACGAATGGACTTCTTCTTTCAATATTGAAGCAGAGCACCCCAATTCATACCTCCAAACATATCCTTAATTCATGGTAATTTGGTTATACAGAAGCTATCAAAGTCTGAGGTAAACGGCCATGCAGAGTGAGTAGTAGTAATCGGTGTGGCCACATAATTATTAATCTAATATTAAGCCAGTCACACAACGTAAGAAACAATGCTGACGACGAAGGAATATCAATACCCTGGTATCACCCTGGTATCGACTTGTATTACTGATTCCCATATCGAAGTAACGAAGCTGTATCAAGTCGGAAACTCTTTTTAAATAAAGCGCGCGTATCATTTTAACATAAGGCAAGGTGATAGTGTACATTAATCAAAGGCCATACATTTAGAAACGCCTCAAATTCCAAGTTCACTTCTGAACGTTTTGGCTATTAAATAAGTCAGTTCAAGTTGGCTACCAATCTGGGTACTTGAAACAGTTACTAACGGAAATTGCCCAATGACATTCCCAGCCGGGCTGTAGTGGCAAACATAGTAGTTGGCAACCTGATTTAATGATCAGTAAAATAAGGTGCAGGCAATGTACACCGAAGCCATATTACTCACGCCCTATATTAACACGATTAGCTTTGTTTCCTCTGGTAAGAGTACAAGGAACACCGCTCACGTATTTAGGGTCGAAAATGGTTCCCGGTGCGCATTGCTTCAGAGCGCATCCAAGTTTAGTGGTTCCCTTCCAGACAACTTGGGTCCAGTGCGAAGGCTGAGGATTTCCCGAGTTATAGTCCTCTTTATACGAAGTCAGTGCGCCGAAGCAGAGTACTCAAGGGGCACGCACTCGATTCAGCATTCCATGCCCCAACCGCGGCACCGGCTGTCGGATTTCCGGTTCCAGCGTATAGATTCTGCCCCGATTGGCTATGCTGAATGAAGTGATGATCCGTAAGAGACAAGTTCAATGAGTACTCTATATGGTAAACTTACTTGGAACTTGCATTGATTGGCCCAGGCTTGTGCAGACGATGCGAGACTGTTATCCCAAACAAGCGCTTTGGCACCGTGTTTGGCGCGTTCATTGTTGTGCGCAGTGAGGTAATCTTGTGGTACGGCACGGGCAGAGAGAAGATGGGTGCCAGTCATATTGACGTTGGAGACTTCGTCACGCCAGTGGGCCGAGGCAGAACTGGCAACAGCAACGAGTGTGATGACAGCGGCAGCGAGGCGAACCATTGTGAATATCGGTGAAGATGCTAAAGTTTATATGAAAAGGTATTCAATGTTGTTTGATGCTCATACTGTTGGCTTTGGCTCCTTTTTATAACGTAGAAGATATTCGAGAGAGGCTGGTTTATGGAAATCGTGGACAGGCAGCCCCATCCGCCACAACAGTTGCAGCCGACTCAAGCGACCTGATGCGAGCGCCCAAGTACCATGGACTTATGGATCGGCAATCCTGAGACACTCATTTGGGATACGGATAAAGGATTCCCTCAAGGCTCGGAACAAGCGAGGCTCGCCGAACCGCCCGAACGAGTCAGCGGATCCCCAGATGTGATTGGCGAAGCAAATATTGGTGGTATACCCGGGGTATATGGACACATATCCATATGTATCAGCGCAACTAGTGATTTTTTACATCATAGAAACACTACCTGTGGTGGATTACACTATCTCCAGGAAACGTCTTGCTATGATAAATTTGTCATGCGGCCTTGATGGCTTGATCAACATTTTGATCGACGCTCGAGCATATAACTCAGGGCGAATCCGAAGAGTAGGAATTGACCCACACCATTCACAAAATCCCTTACGTACATACATGATATTTGTGAAATATTTGGAAGGCTATTGAATTAGAGTGTATAAAATTCACTTCCAAAGGCAGGAAGTATATCAATAAACCTCGCCGGACAAGCCGGGGTGAGTGGACGTAGGGGATCCGCCGCTTAGATGGAAAGGATATACATACGGTTTACAAGCAAATATTACAATTCAGTCACTATAAAAGTTCAGTGGCAAACCAAGACAAGATTACAACGAAGAACTTTAAACTCCTGGCTGTACAATACATGCAAGTAAGTATAGAATTTGAAGTGATATTTGGTTCTTGGCGGTGACTTTGGCGGTACTATGTAAATTTTAATTTAACGAAGCCAGACCTATGAAGTTTTACACCCTCGATGCCACTGGCCCTTAAGGTAAGTGCCCCACCTACTTCTGACGTTGGAGTAGGGCGGCTGAACCTTTTCTCGTCAACAGAATAGCGGAATAGTCGTGGTATTGTGCCGTTCTGAGTGGCAATGGCCCAGCAGAGTGCTTCAGGAGATTGCATAGTTGACAGTACAATAAGACTGGGGTGCAATGTTTGTTTATCTGCCACCTCCCCTTTAGTTGAAACTATATGCACATTCATTAATGCTAACACAATATTGCTTACACTGGCC
The nucleotide sequence above comes from Rhizoctonia solani chromosome 3, complete sequence. Encoded proteins:
- a CDS encoding cysteine-rich Secretory family protein is translated as MVRLAAAVITLVAVASSASAHWRDEVSNVNMTGTHLLSARAVPQDYLTAHNNERAKHGAKALVWDNSLASSAQAWANQCKFQHSQSGQNLYAGTGNPTAGAAVGAWNAESKDYNSGNPQPSHWTQVVWKGTTKLGCALKQCAPGTIFDPKYGVSNMASVANYYVCHYSPAGNVIGQFPQNVQK